One window from the genome of Hymenobacter sp. YIM 151858-1 encodes:
- a CDS encoding Fur family transcriptional regulator, whose amino-acid sequence MAHPLEDTLIARQITPTPMRLLVLDVLQKEPTALSLADVEQHLKHADRITVHRTLKTFTDKGLVHRIEDGSGAVKFALCAPACTPELHRDLHVHFFCVRCRETACLPAVPVPALALPGGYQVQETSLVVKGHCPRCAGAV is encoded by the coding sequence ATGGCCCATCCCCTCGAAGACACGCTGATTGCCCGGCAGATAACGCCCACCCCCATGCGCCTGCTGGTGCTGGACGTGCTGCAAAAAGAGCCGACCGCGCTGAGCCTGGCCGACGTCGAGCAGCACCTGAAGCATGCCGACCGCATCACGGTGCACCGCACCTTGAAAACGTTTACCGACAAGGGCCTGGTGCACCGCATCGAGGACGGCAGCGGCGCGGTCAAGTTCGCCCTGTGCGCGCCCGCCTGCACGCCCGAGCTCCACCGGGACCTGCACGTGCACTTCTTCTGCGTTCGGTGCCGGGAAACCGCCTGCCTGCCCGCGGTGCCCGTGCCGGCCCTTGCCCTCCCCGGTGGTTACCAGGTGCAGGAAACCAGCCTGGTCGTCAAAGGCCACTGCCCCCGGTGCGCTGGGGCGGTTTAA
- a CDS encoding DUF6660 family protein, with product MRLLSLFFAFYFACLSTMTCTDEVPVSQDQAHTTIAAASHADGGTDALGDWCSPLCQCHCCPGVVMPVPATPVLPQAALPDWSEAQRHAFLVVAAPTRASGAVWQPPQA from the coding sequence ATGCGTCTGTTGTCCCTGTTTTTCGCCTTTTACTTCGCGTGCCTGTCGACGATGACCTGCACCGACGAAGTGCCGGTGTCCCAGGACCAGGCGCACACCACCATCGCCGCGGCGTCGCATGCCGACGGCGGCACGGATGCACTGGGGGATTGGTGCTCCCCGCTGTGCCAGTGCCACTGCTGCCCCGGCGTGGTCATGCCGGTACCGGCTACCCCGGTCCTGCCGCAAGCCGCCCTGCCGGACTGGTCCGAGGCCCAGCGCCACGCCTTTCTCGTGGTAGCCGCTCCAACGCGGGCATCCGGGGCCGTGTGGCAGCCGCCCCAGGCCTAG
- a CDS encoding heavy metal translocating P-type ATPase, which yields MPDTSPEQRNEELHTAKQVQLENVGALTRDQLTPQAAAEPRGHDVPGHDHAPVTAAGPRAPWWHNPYAPAVASLLLLLAGLALDHFRDQAPFFTGFVRLGWYGVAFLLVGWKVIRSAVQSIPSGHVFNEFLLMSLATLGAFAIGEYPEGVAVMLFYTVGELFQDAAVNRAKRSIRALLEIQATEVTVLRDGQAVVLDPKQVAVGDTIEVKPGEKVALDGTLVQGPASLNTAALTGESVPQTKQAGEPVLAGMVNLESLIQVAVTAGYQDTKLAKILALVQDAVGRKAKTQQFITKFAKTYTPIVVVLAALLVAVPYFVVEDYVFRDWLYRALVFLVISCPCALVVSIPLGYFGGIGAASRAGILFKGSNFLDAMRELDTVVMDKTGTLTQGVFAVQQVQPAPGTAPEQLLRLVGALETKSTHPIAKAVVTHVGAAAAGMAVENVEEIAGHGLRGRVDGRDVLAGNTKLLAKFGVAYPPEVDQVVDSIVVAAVNGQYAGYLTVADAPKEDAARAVQELKADGITKLVMLSGDKDSIVQRVATTLGITEAHGGLLPEDKARYVQQYKDAGHKLAFVGDGVNDAPVVALADVGIAMGGLGSDATIETADVVIQTDHPSKIATARRIARATHTVVWQNIWLAFAVKGVVLALGAGGVATMWEAVFADVGVALLAILNAWRIQRMNFTN from the coding sequence ATGCCCGATACATCCCCCGAACAACGCAACGAAGAGCTGCACACGGCCAAGCAGGTGCAGCTCGAGAACGTGGGCGCGTTGACCCGCGACCAGCTCACCCCCCAAGCCGCGGCCGAGCCGCGGGGCCACGACGTGCCCGGCCACGACCACGCGCCGGTAACGGCCGCCGGACCCCGGGCGCCCTGGTGGCACAACCCCTACGCGCCGGCCGTGGCTAGCCTGCTGCTGCTGCTGGCGGGCCTGGCCCTGGACCACTTCCGCGACCAAGCCCCTTTCTTCACCGGCTTCGTGCGCCTGGGGTGGTACGGCGTCGCCTTTCTGCTGGTCGGCTGGAAGGTGATTCGCTCGGCCGTGCAAAGCATTCCGTCCGGCCACGTGTTCAACGAGTTTTTGCTCATGAGCCTGGCCACGCTCGGCGCCTTTGCCATCGGCGAGTACCCCGAAGGCGTGGCCGTGATGCTGTTCTACACCGTGGGCGAGCTGTTCCAGGACGCGGCCGTGAACCGGGCCAAGCGCAGCATCCGGGCATTGCTGGAAATTCAAGCCACCGAAGTCACGGTCCTGCGCGACGGGCAGGCCGTGGTGCTCGACCCCAAGCAGGTGGCGGTGGGCGATACCATTGAGGTGAAGCCCGGCGAGAAAGTGGCCCTCGACGGTACGTTGGTCCAAGGCCCGGCCTCGCTAAACACCGCTGCCCTAACCGGCGAATCGGTCCCCCAGACCAAGCAGGCGGGCGAGCCGGTGCTCGCGGGCATGGTCAACCTCGAATCGTTGATTCAGGTCGCCGTAACGGCTGGCTACCAGGACACCAAGCTGGCCAAAATCCTGGCCCTGGTGCAGGACGCGGTGGGGCGCAAGGCCAAGACCCAGCAGTTCATCACCAAGTTTGCCAAGACCTACACGCCCATTGTGGTGGTGCTGGCCGCGCTGCTCGTGGCCGTTCCCTACTTCGTGGTCGAGGACTACGTGTTTCGCGACTGGCTTTACCGGGCCCTGGTGTTCCTGGTTATTTCCTGCCCCTGTGCGCTGGTGGTGAGCATCCCGCTGGGCTACTTCGGCGGCATCGGCGCCGCTTCCAGGGCGGGCATTCTCTTCAAGGGCTCTAACTTTCTGGACGCGATGCGCGAGCTCGACACCGTGGTCATGGACAAAACGGGTACCCTCACCCAGGGCGTGTTTGCTGTGCAGCAGGTGCAGCCCGCGCCCGGCACGGCACCAGAGCAGCTGCTGCGCCTGGTGGGGGCGCTGGAAACCAAGTCGACCCACCCCATTGCCAAGGCGGTGGTCACGCACGTGGGCGCCGCCGCGGCTGGCATGGCGGTGGAAAACGTGGAAGAAATTGCCGGCCATGGCCTGCGCGGCCGGGTGGACGGGCGCGACGTGCTGGCCGGCAACACCAAGCTGCTGGCCAAATTCGGCGTGGCCTATCCGCCCGAGGTGGACCAGGTAGTGGACAGCATCGTGGTGGCCGCCGTCAACGGGCAGTACGCCGGCTACCTGACCGTGGCCGACGCACCGAAGGAGGACGCGGCCCGCGCCGTGCAGGAGTTGAAAGCCGATGGCATCACGAAGCTGGTCATGCTCTCCGGCGACAAGGACAGCATCGTGCAGCGGGTGGCCACCACGTTGGGCATCACCGAAGCCCACGGCGGGCTGCTGCCCGAAGACAAGGCCCGCTACGTGCAGCAGTATAAGGACGCGGGCCATAAACTGGCCTTCGTGGGCGATGGGGTGAACGATGCGCCCGTGGTGGCCCTGGCCGACGTGGGCATTGCCATGGGCGGCCTGGGCTCGGACGCCACCATTGAAACGGCCGACGTCGTCATTCAAACCGACCACCCCAGCAAGATTGCCACGGCCCGGCGCATTGCCCGCGCCACGCATACGGTGGTGTGGCAGAATATCTGGCTGGCCTTTGCCGTGAAAGGTGTGGTGCTGGCCCTGGGCGCCGGCGGCGTGGCCACCATGTGGGAAGCCGTGTTTGCCGACGTGGGCGTGGCCCTGCTGGCTATTCTCAACGCCTGGCGCATCCAGCGCATGAACTTTACCAACTAA
- a CDS encoding DUF3626 domain-containing protein — protein sequence MKNEHETPVLNAARTGETHPEAVQRCPSDTLALPPTPVADVNASPAPALESQLLPHVRLHVEQQAKHWDLAVRGKLQSLTTPQALADDLARAAANVRRILAMAQPQLRVGNALPLAYQQQVLRQILNVQRLQTQFETQTSGGAYAPHVRAELEAELFGYDLALDPRLRPVYGYLTTVGYEPAEVEQYGRFALRLRPHMLSRTTLSITDTLDKAVVPAAYTNLPVTALIPNLSGYVRCFLGRMVTAATMQELEFRYVEAQYHGGVGLADIDCLLTKQLQDVPPDVRDRCRAAGIDVREFGT from the coding sequence TTGAAGAACGAACATGAAACACCAGTACTCAACGCCGCCCGCACGGGCGAAACTCATCCAGAAGCTGTTCAGCGTTGCCCTTCTGATACCCTAGCCTTACCGCCGACTCCGGTCGCGGATGTGAATGCGAGCCCGGCGCCGGCGCTGGAGTCGCAGTTGCTGCCGCATGTCAGGCTCCACGTAGAGCAGCAAGCCAAGCACTGGGACTTGGCCGTTCGGGGTAAACTTCAGTCGTTGACTACCCCGCAGGCCTTGGCAGACGACTTGGCGCGGGCGGCGGCTAACGTCCGGCGTATTCTGGCAATGGCCCAGCCACAGCTGCGCGTCGGCAACGCGTTGCCCTTGGCGTACCAGCAGCAAGTGTTGCGGCAAATCCTGAACGTTCAGCGCCTGCAGACCCAATTCGAAACCCAAACGTCCGGCGGGGCCTACGCCCCGCACGTGCGGGCGGAACTGGAAGCGGAGCTGTTCGGCTACGATTTGGCATTGGACCCGCGCTTGCGCCCGGTATACGGTTACCTCACGACCGTTGGGTATGAACCCGCGGAAGTGGAGCAGTACGGGCGTTTTGCTTTGCGGCTCCGGCCGCATATGCTCAGCCGCACGACGCTGTCCATTACCGATACCCTCGACAAGGCCGTGGTCCCGGCCGCCTACACCAATCTGCCGGTCACGGCGCTGATTCCGAACCTGTCAGGCTACGTACGGTGCTTTCTGGGCAGAATGGTGACTGCTGCTACCATGCAGGAGCTGGAGTTCCGCTACGTGGAGGCTCAGTACCACGGGGGCGTTGGCTTGGCCGACATTGACTGCCTCTTAACGAAGCAACTGCAAGATGTCCCGCCGGACGTTCGCGACCGTTGCCGGGCAGCGGGCATTGATGTCCGAGAGTTCGGTACCTAA
- a CDS encoding efflux RND transporter periplasmic adaptor subunit — translation MNKIASLLLLLSLSLAGCSKEKPESADAESTDARKTEAGEASAGNADEAAEASDVVTLSPAEQQAGGLKTGRLSTRAMGAGLAVNGTLDVPPESAVSITAPLGGYVQSTELLQGTRVRKGEALAVLRNPEFVTLQKEYLELRSRLKFANAELARQRELYQQEVAPLKNYQRAQAEAEALQVQTAAQAAQLRIAGLPVGEAITTTATLRAPRAGFVRAVNVTVGQSVTATEPLFEIVDPEHLHVELVVFEKDVARVQKGQLIRFTLASDSAGSRRERTARVYLVGKAIGEDRTVRVHGHLDQENDPALLPGLYVRATIETGRSDAHALPNTALVRFEGNNYAFAVEAPGRYRMVPVTLGRSEDGYTEVALPETVPATTTFVTDGAYSLLAKMKNAEEEE, via the coding sequence ATGAATAAAATAGCATCCCTGTTGCTGCTGCTGAGCCTGTCGCTGGCCGGCTGCAGCAAGGAAAAACCTGAATCCGCCGACGCGGAAAGCACCGACGCCCGGAAAACAGAAGCGGGCGAGGCCTCGGCCGGAAACGCCGACGAAGCGGCCGAAGCCTCGGACGTAGTGACGCTCTCGCCGGCGGAGCAACAGGCCGGCGGCCTGAAAACCGGGCGCCTGAGCACCCGGGCGATGGGCGCGGGCCTGGCCGTGAACGGCACGCTGGACGTGCCGCCGGAAAGCGCCGTGTCCATTACGGCGCCGCTGGGCGGCTACGTGCAAAGCACCGAGCTGCTGCAGGGTACCCGCGTGCGCAAGGGCGAAGCCCTGGCCGTGCTGCGCAACCCCGAATTTGTCACCCTGCAGAAGGAGTACCTGGAGCTGCGCAGCCGCCTGAAGTTTGCCAACGCCGAGCTGGCCCGCCAGCGCGAGCTCTACCAGCAGGAAGTGGCACCGCTCAAAAACTACCAGCGGGCCCAGGCCGAAGCGGAAGCCCTGCAGGTGCAAACGGCCGCGCAAGCAGCGCAGCTGCGCATCGCCGGGCTGCCGGTGGGCGAAGCCATCACCACCACGGCCACCCTGCGGGCGCCGCGGGCGGGCTTCGTGCGGGCCGTGAACGTGACGGTGGGCCAGAGCGTGACGGCCACCGAGCCGCTGTTTGAAATCGTGGACCCCGAGCACCTGCACGTGGAATTGGTCGTCTTCGAGAAGGACGTGGCCCGGGTGCAGAAAGGGCAGTTGATACGCTTCACGCTGGCCAGTGACTCCGCCGGCTCCCGCCGCGAGCGAACCGCCCGGGTATACCTGGTGGGCAAGGCCATCGGCGAGGACCGCACCGTGCGCGTGCACGGCCACCTCGACCAGGAAAACGACCCCGCCCTGCTGCCGGGCCTGTACGTGCGGGCCACCATCGAAACCGGCCGCTCCGACGCCCACGCCCTGCCCAACACGGCCCTGGTGCGCTTCGAAGGCAACAACTATGCTTTCGCCGTGGAAGCCCCCGGCCGCTACCGGATGGTGCCCGTGACGCTGGGCCGCAGCGAAGACGGGTACACCGAAGTCGCCCTGCCCGAAACGGTGCCGGCCACCACCACTTTCGTGACGGATGGGGCCTACTCGCTGCTGGCCAAGATGAAAAACGCCGAAGAAGAAGAATAG
- a CDS encoding CusA/CzcA family heavy metal efflux RND transporter — protein MFDRLIHFSIHNKLIIGLLTLALVVWGGYSLSRLPIDAVPDITTNQVVVYTVAPSLAAGDIERLVSFPVEQSVATIPGREEVRSFSRFGLSVVTIVFEDQIDIYWARQQVAERLREAESQIPPSVGRPELAPVSTGLGEVYQYLVRAKPGYEKRYDARELRTIQDWIVRRQLLGTPGVADVASFGGQLKQYEVRLDPARLRALNVTTEQVYQAVAANNQNAGGAYLDQKPTAYFIRTEGLAENAADLGNIVVRTTQGGLPVLVRDVADVRVGSAVRYGAMTRNDEGEVTGGIVLMLKGANANEVIQAVKQRMQTVRKSLPEGVTIDVYLDRSDLVGRAIGTVKTNLIEGALIVIFVLVLFLGNWRAGLVVASVIPLAMLFAIGLMRLFGVSGNLLSLGAIDFGLVVDGAVIIVEAIVHRLHGGQLQVPAGRLNAAQMDEETYHAASKIRSSAAFGEIIILIVYLPLLALAGIEGKMFRPMAETVAFAIIGAFILSLTYVPMMSALVLSRSTASTRTFSDRMMRWLEARYRPVLAWALRRQALVLGSAAVLFAGALLLFRTLGGEFIPQLSEGDFAVEMRTLTGSSLSYTIDKSQQAAAILQRQFPEVKEVVTKIGAAEIPTDPMPVEGGDLMVILEKDPRKWTSARTQEELAERMAEALRVIPGVTFGFQQPIQMRFNELISGAKQDVVLKIYGEDLQLLGAYAQRAARLVRQVEGAEDVYVEQVTGLPQIVVKLDRNRLARFGLNAEDVNRTVQTAFAGQTAGQLFEQERRFDVVLRLAPELRQNINNVRQLLVATPRGEQIPLEQVATVDLQEGPNQIQRDDAKRRITVAFNVRGRDVESVVRELQGKVDAQLPLAPGYYTTYGGQFENLRQATERLGIAVPVALLLIFVLLFFTFRSLKQSVLIFTAIPLSAIGGVLALWLRGMPFSISAGVGFIALFGVAVLNGIVLIGYFNQLKAEGRQNVYQRILEGTQVRLRPVLMTATVASLGFLPMALSQSAGAEVQRPLATVVIGGLVTATLLTLLVLPVLYAWSERIAQPAEKPTPAPVLPASLVLFLGLLGGVLTGSPARAQGPLSATQAVRQALQANGTVQAAQRALEAQQALRRTAYDVGRTTLVGTYGSINSPQPDNVVSIGQSLALPGYYRAQAGLSQAQVAGREQQLAQVQAELRRQVRRSYEQAVYARHRLRTLRGQDSIYSEFLRAAQLRFKTGEVNRLEPANAIIQQGETQNLLAQSRADLVVAQRQLQALLQAPQAITVADSTLQLLPPPPADTARLAATPQARALQQQIAERRAETRLERARGLPEVSVGYTNQSLRGVYEEGGRPVTYGPGDRFHSVQAGVALPLVRGPQRARVQAAQLQEQVAAATYQRYRAEAAAQLDELRTRLQEQQRRVRFYEQTALPQAAAIVRLSQLSYKAGETTYSELLLNLERALSVRTAYLDAVLQHNQTVIDLDYLLGTAQ, from the coding sequence ATGTTTGACCGGCTGATTCATTTTTCCATTCATAACAAGCTCATCATCGGGCTGCTGACGCTGGCGCTGGTCGTCTGGGGCGGCTACTCGCTGAGTCGGCTGCCGATTGACGCGGTGCCCGACATTACCACCAACCAGGTCGTTGTCTACACGGTGGCCCCGTCGCTGGCCGCCGGCGACATCGAGCGCCTGGTGTCCTTTCCCGTCGAGCAGAGCGTGGCCACGATTCCCGGCCGCGAGGAAGTGCGCTCGTTTTCGCGCTTCGGCCTGTCGGTGGTCACCATCGTCTTCGAGGACCAGATTGACATTTACTGGGCCCGCCAGCAGGTGGCCGAGCGCCTGCGCGAGGCGGAAAGCCAGATTCCGCCCAGCGTCGGCCGGCCGGAGCTGGCGCCCGTCAGCACCGGGCTGGGCGAGGTGTACCAGTACCTGGTGCGGGCCAAGCCCGGCTACGAGAAGCGCTACGACGCCCGCGAGCTGCGCACCATTCAGGACTGGATAGTGCGGCGCCAGCTGCTGGGCACGCCCGGCGTGGCCGACGTCGCCAGCTTCGGCGGCCAGCTCAAGCAGTACGAAGTCCGGTTGGACCCGGCGCGCCTGCGCGCGTTGAACGTCACCACCGAGCAGGTGTACCAGGCCGTGGCCGCCAACAACCAGAACGCCGGCGGGGCCTACCTGGACCAGAAGCCCACGGCCTACTTTATCCGCACCGAGGGCTTGGCCGAGAATGCCGCCGACCTGGGCAACATCGTCGTGCGCACCACCCAGGGCGGGCTGCCCGTGCTCGTGCGTGACGTGGCCGACGTGCGCGTGGGCTCGGCGGTGCGCTACGGGGCCATGACCCGCAACGACGAGGGAGAGGTCACCGGCGGCATCGTGCTCATGCTCAAAGGGGCCAACGCCAACGAGGTCATCCAGGCCGTGAAGCAGCGGATGCAGACCGTGCGCAAGTCCCTGCCCGAAGGCGTCACCATCGACGTGTACCTGGACCGCTCCGACCTGGTGGGCCGTGCCATCGGGACCGTGAAAACCAACCTGATTGAGGGCGCGCTCATCGTCATCTTCGTGCTGGTGCTCTTCCTCGGCAACTGGCGGGCCGGCCTGGTGGTGGCCTCGGTCATTCCGCTGGCCATGCTCTTTGCCATCGGCCTGATGCGCTTGTTCGGCGTGTCGGGCAACCTGCTCTCGCTCGGCGCCATCGACTTCGGCCTGGTGGTGGACGGGGCCGTGATTATCGTCGAAGCCATCGTGCACCGCCTGCACGGCGGGCAGCTGCAGGTGCCGGCGGGCCGCCTGAATGCCGCCCAGATGGACGAGGAAACCTACCACGCGGCCAGCAAGATTCGTTCCTCCGCCGCCTTTGGGGAAATCATCATCCTGATTGTGTACCTGCCCCTGTTGGCCTTGGCCGGCATTGAGGGCAAGATGTTTCGCCCCATGGCTGAAACCGTGGCTTTTGCCATCATCGGCGCCTTCATCCTCTCCCTGACCTACGTACCGATGATGTCGGCGCTGGTGCTGAGCCGCTCCACGGCCAGCACGCGCACGTTCTCCGACCGCATGATGCGCTGGCTCGAAGCCCGCTACCGCCCGGTGCTGGCGTGGGCGCTGCGCCGCCAGGCCCTGGTGCTGGGCTCGGCCGCCGTACTCTTTGCCGGGGCACTGCTGCTGTTTCGCACCCTGGGCGGGGAGTTCATCCCGCAGCTCTCGGAAGGCGACTTTGCCGTGGAGATGCGCACGCTCACCGGCTCCTCGCTGAGCTACACCATCGACAAAAGCCAGCAGGCCGCCGCCATTCTGCAGCGGCAGTTTCCCGAAGTCAAGGAGGTGGTCACCAAAATCGGCGCCGCCGAAATTCCCACCGACCCCATGCCGGTGGAAGGTGGCGACCTGATGGTTATCCTGGAGAAAGACCCGCGCAAGTGGACCTCGGCCCGCACCCAGGAAGAGCTGGCCGAGCGGATGGCCGAGGCGCTGCGCGTGATTCCGGGCGTGACCTTCGGCTTCCAGCAGCCCATCCAGATGCGCTTCAACGAGCTCATCAGCGGCGCCAAGCAGGACGTGGTGCTCAAAATCTACGGCGAAGACCTGCAGCTGCTGGGAGCCTACGCCCAGCGCGCGGCCCGCCTGGTCCGGCAGGTGGAAGGGGCCGAAGACGTGTACGTGGAGCAGGTTACCGGCCTGCCGCAAATCGTGGTCAAGCTCGACCGCAACCGCCTGGCCCGCTTCGGCCTGAACGCCGAGGACGTGAACCGCACCGTGCAAACCGCCTTCGCCGGCCAGACCGCCGGCCAGCTCTTCGAGCAGGAGCGCCGGTTCGACGTGGTGCTGCGCCTGGCCCCGGAGCTGCGCCAGAACATCAACAACGTGCGGCAGCTGCTGGTGGCCACGCCCCGCGGCGAGCAGATACCGCTGGAACAGGTGGCCACGGTGGACCTGCAGGAGGGCCCCAACCAAATCCAGCGCGACGACGCCAAGCGCCGCATCACGGTGGCCTTCAACGTGCGCGGCCGCGACGTGGAAAGCGTCGTGCGGGAGCTGCAGGGCAAGGTCGATGCGCAGCTGCCGCTGGCCCCGGGCTACTACACCACCTACGGCGGGCAGTTCGAGAACCTGCGCCAGGCCACCGAGCGCTTGGGCATCGCCGTGCCCGTGGCCCTGCTGTTGATTTTTGTGCTCCTGTTCTTCACGTTCCGGTCGCTGAAGCAGTCGGTGCTGATTTTTACGGCCATTCCGCTCTCGGCCATCGGCGGGGTGCTGGCCCTGTGGCTGCGGGGCATGCCGTTCAGCATCTCCGCCGGGGTCGGCTTCATTGCCCTGTTCGGGGTGGCCGTGCTCAACGGCATCGTGCTCATCGGCTATTTCAACCAGCTCAAAGCCGAAGGCCGCCAAAACGTCTACCAGCGCATTCTGGAAGGCACGCAGGTGCGCCTGCGCCCGGTGCTAATGACGGCCACGGTGGCCTCGCTGGGTTTTCTGCCCATGGCCCTGTCGCAATCGGCGGGGGCGGAAGTGCAACGGCCGCTGGCCACCGTCGTGATTGGCGGCTTGGTCACGGCCACCCTGCTGACCTTGCTGGTGCTGCCGGTGCTCTACGCGTGGTCCGAGCGCATCGCCCAGCCGGCCGAAAAGCCAACGCCGGCCCCGGTCCTGCCGGCTTCCCTGGTCCTGTTCCTGGGCTTGCTTGGCGGGGTGCTGACGGGTTCGCCAGCGCGGGCCCAGGGTCCTCTGTCGGCCACCCAGGCCGTCAGGCAAGCCCTGCAAGCCAACGGCACGGTGCAGGCCGCGCAACGCGCGTTGGAAGCCCAGCAGGCCCTGCGCCGCACGGCTTACGACGTGGGCCGCACCACCCTCGTCGGCACGTACGGCTCCATCAATTCGCCCCAGCCCGACAACGTGGTGAGCATTGGGCAGTCGCTGGCGCTGCCCGGGTACTACCGCGCGCAGGCCGGCCTGAGCCAGGCGCAGGTTGCGGGGCGGGAGCAGCAGCTGGCACAGGTACAGGCCGAGTTGCGCCGGCAAGTGCGCCGCAGCTACGAGCAGGCGGTCTACGCCCGCCACCGCCTGCGCACCCTGCGCGGGCAGGACAGCATCTATTCCGAGTTTCTGCGGGCAGCGCAGTTGCGGTTTAAAACCGGCGAGGTGAACCGACTGGAACCGGCCAACGCCATCATCCAGCAGGGCGAAACCCAGAACCTGCTGGCCCAGAGTCGCGCCGACCTGGTGGTGGCCCAACGGCAACTGCAGGCGCTGCTGCAGGCCCCGCAGGCCATTACCGTCGCCGACAGCACCCTGCAGTTACTGCCCCCTCCCCCCGCCGACACCGCCCGCTTGGCGGCCACGCCCCAGGCCCGAGCCCTGCAGCAGCAGATAGCCGAGCGACGGGCCGAAACGCGGCTGGAACGGGCCCGGGGCCTGCCCGAGGTAAGCGTGGGCTATACGAACCAGTCGCTGCGCGGCGTCTACGAGGAAGGCGGCCGCCCCGTGACCTACGGGCCCGGTGACCGGTTCCACAGCGTGCAGGCTGGGGTGGCCCTACCGTTGGTGCGGGGGCCGCAGCGCGCCCGCGTGCAGGCGGCCCAGCTGCAGGAGCAGGTGGCCGCGGCCACCTACCAGCGCTACCGGGCCGAAGCGGCGGCCCAGCTGGACGAGCTCCGCACGCGCCTGCAGGAGCAGCAGCGGCGCGTGCGGTTTTACGAGCAAACGGCCTTGCCCCAGGCCGCCGCGATTGTCCGGCTAAGCCAGCTGTCCTACAAAGCCGGCGAAACCACCTATTCCGAGTTGCTGCTCAACCTGGAGCGCGCCCTGAGCGTGCGCACGGCCTACCTCGATGCCGTGCTGCAGCACAACCAGACCGTCATTGACCTGGATTACCTGCTCGGCACCGCCCAGTAA